A stretch of Mesorhizobium sp. M2A.F.Ca.ET.046.03.2.1 DNA encodes these proteins:
- the lpxK gene encoding tetraacyldisaccharide 4'-kinase → MTSEAPPFWWEKPDWRVLALSPVSAAYGMVAGRRMRHAPREKVDAPVLCVGNLTVGGSGKTPVAIALARQAKRMQLTPGFLSRGHGGSFAKPHVVDAHHDAAKHVGDEPLLLAEHAPVAVTANRAAGAKLLIEGHGCDFLIMDDGFQSARIHIDYALVVVDARFGVGNGHVIPGGPLRAKIVDQLVFTSGLLKMGEGAAADGVVRQAARAGRPIFLAHVEPADPSRFAGGRFLAFAGIGHPEKFFDTVRGAGGEVALSRAFPDHHFYAQDELADLLALARQEGLRLVTTAKDAARLRHGEVPAGFLDQLDVLDIEAVFELDHVPERIIGETLDAWRQRKMRG, encoded by the coding sequence ATGACCAGCGAGGCGCCGCCCTTCTGGTGGGAAAAGCCGGACTGGCGCGTGCTCGCTCTGTCGCCGGTGTCGGCTGCCTACGGCATGGTTGCCGGCCGCCGCATGCGGCATGCCCCGCGCGAGAAGGTCGACGCGCCGGTATTGTGCGTCGGCAACCTGACGGTCGGCGGCAGCGGCAAGACGCCGGTCGCTATCGCCCTGGCGAGGCAAGCCAAGCGTATGCAGCTCACGCCGGGCTTCCTGTCGCGCGGCCATGGCGGTTCGTTTGCCAAGCCGCATGTCGTCGATGCGCATCACGACGCCGCCAAGCATGTCGGCGACGAGCCGCTGCTTCTGGCCGAACACGCGCCGGTGGCGGTGACGGCGAACCGCGCCGCGGGCGCAAAACTGCTCATCGAGGGACATGGCTGCGATTTCCTGATCATGGATGACGGCTTCCAGTCGGCGCGCATCCATATCGACTATGCGCTGGTCGTGGTAGACGCCCGCTTCGGCGTCGGAAACGGCCACGTCATTCCGGGTGGACCGCTCCGCGCCAAGATCGTCGACCAGCTGGTCTTCACCAGCGGCTTGCTGAAGATGGGCGAGGGCGCCGCCGCCGACGGCGTCGTGCGCCAGGCGGCGCGTGCCGGCCGGCCGATCTTCCTGGCGCATGTCGAGCCGGCGGATCCGTCACGCTTCGCCGGCGGCCGGTTCCTGGCCTTCGCCGGCATCGGCCATCCGGAGAAATTCTTCGACACGGTGCGCGGAGCGGGCGGTGAAGTCGCGCTTTCGCGCGCCTTTCCGGACCATCATTTCTACGCCCAGGACGAGCTTGCCGACCTTCTGGCGCTCGCCCGGCAGGAGGGGCTGCGCCTGGTCACCACGGCGAAGGACGCCGCGCGGCTGCGCCACGGCGAGGTGCCCGCCGGTTTCCTCGATCAACTGGACGTGCTCGACATCGAGGCCGTGTTCGAGCTCGATCACGTGCCTGAACGCATCATCGGCGAGACGCTCGACGCCTGGCGTCAGCGCAAGATGCGTGGCTGA
- the waaA gene encoding lipid IV(A) 3-deoxy-D-manno-octulosonic acid transferase, with translation MSERWARAALTAYRYAGAAAYPLIGPYVAWRASRGKEDRARRRERYGVAGRPRPEGPVIWIHAASVGETIAVVPLVESILDYGVNVVLTTGTVTSAKVADERLGSRIIHQYVPLDLKPAVSRFLDHWRPELAIIAESEIWPMTILELGARNVPQVLVNGRLSDRSFTSWKKRASVAEALFENLAHVIAQSDVDGERFRALGARPVTVSGNLKVDTNPPPVDERALATLQRQIGDRPTWAAISTHDGEEVVAAEVHASLHRRHHGLLTIIVPRHPDRADALAAQISGMGLTVARRSKGDRISHDTDILLGDTIGEMGLYLRLTEIAFVGRSLTSEGGQNPLEPAMLETAVLAGRNVQNFREAYQRLLDSGGAKLVRDRDMLTGAVNFLLTNEVARHEMIAAGAATVDEMRGALARTLKSLEPYIQPLVVKARLKGANGR, from the coding sequence ATGAGCGAGCGCTGGGCGCGTGCGGCCCTGACCGCCTACCGCTATGCGGGGGCGGCCGCCTATCCGCTGATCGGTCCTTATGTCGCCTGGCGCGCCTCGCGCGGCAAGGAAGATCGCGCCCGGCGCCGCGAGCGCTACGGCGTCGCCGGCCGGCCCCGGCCGGAAGGGCCGGTGATCTGGATCCATGCGGCAAGCGTCGGCGAGACGATCGCGGTGGTGCCACTGGTCGAGAGCATCCTCGACTACGGCGTCAACGTCGTCCTGACCACCGGCACCGTGACTTCGGCCAAGGTCGCCGACGAGCGCCTCGGCAGCCGCATCATCCACCAATATGTGCCGCTCGATCTCAAGCCCGCGGTAAGCCGTTTCCTCGATCACTGGCGGCCGGAACTGGCGATCATCGCCGAATCGGAAATCTGGCCGATGACCATCCTGGAACTCGGCGCCCGCAATGTGCCGCAGGTTCTGGTCAACGGCCGGCTGTCGGACCGCTCCTTCACGTCGTGGAAGAAGCGCGCAAGCGTTGCCGAGGCGCTGTTCGAGAATCTCGCCCATGTCATCGCCCAATCGGATGTCGACGGCGAGCGGTTCCGCGCGCTCGGCGCCCGGCCGGTCACGGTTTCCGGCAATCTCAAGGTCGACACCAACCCGCCGCCGGTTGATGAGCGGGCCCTGGCCACCCTGCAGCGCCAGATCGGCGATCGCCCCACCTGGGCGGCGATCTCGACCCATGACGGCGAAGAGGTCGTGGCCGCCGAGGTCCATGCCAGCCTGCACAGGCGCCATCATGGGCTTTTGACCATCATCGTGCCGCGTCATCCCGACCGCGCCGACGCGCTTGCCGCGCAGATTTCCGGCATGGGCCTGACGGTGGCACGGCGCAGCAAGGGTGACCGCATCTCGCACGATACCGATATCCTTCTGGGCGATACGATCGGTGAGATGGGGCTTTACCTGAGGCTGACCGAGATCGCTTTCGTCGGCCGTTCGCTGACCTCGGAAGGCGGCCAGAACCCGCTCGAGCCGGCAATGCTCGAAACCGCGGTGCTTGCCGGCCGCAACGTCCAGAATTTCCGCGAGGCCTATCAGCGCCTGCTCGACAGCGGCGGCGCCAAGCTTGTGCGCGACCGCGACATGCTGACCGGCGCGGTCAATTTCCTTTTGACCAACGAGGTGGCGCGCCACGAAATGATCGCGGCGGGTGCCGCCACCGTCGACGAGATGCGCGGCGCGCTCGCCCGGACGCTGAAATCTCTGGAGCCCTATATCCAGCCGCTGGTCGTCAAGGCGCGCCTGAAAGGCGCCAACGGTCGATGA
- a CDS encoding lysophospholipid acyltransferase family protein, with the protein MEHEAVKGATRRRAARRGGTRTLWRRIREPLAQSSFVKNFIASLFAWFLRLIRLTSPLVEGSTKVAGGAYAHLEPGIIALWHGQQLLTPAYYPKGRPLVAMVSRSADAELQALMLEKFGIEAVRGSGGRNSSNHLDKGGAKALIALKRSLVIGKNVAMIADIPNGKPREAGLGIVLLARLSGRPILPSAIATSRRKVLERSWDKTTINLPFGRSAVIVGPPVFVPADADDAEMERKRQEVTASLNAATAEAYRLVDGGK; encoded by the coding sequence ATGGAGCATGAAGCGGTGAAAGGCGCGACCAGGCGGCGCGCTGCCAGACGCGGCGGAACGCGTACGCTGTGGCGGCGCATCCGCGAGCCGTTGGCGCAGTCGAGTTTCGTCAAGAATTTCATCGCCAGCCTGTTCGCCTGGTTCCTGCGGCTGATTCGCCTCACCAGCCCGCTTGTCGAAGGCTCGACGAAGGTTGCCGGCGGCGCTTATGCGCATCTCGAGCCCGGCATCATCGCGCTCTGGCACGGCCAGCAACTCCTGACCCCTGCCTATTACCCCAAGGGCCGGCCGCTGGTCGCCATGGTCTCGCGCAGCGCCGACGCCGAGCTCCAGGCACTGATGCTCGAGAAATTCGGCATCGAGGCGGTGCGCGGTTCCGGCGGCCGCAACAGCTCGAACCATCTCGACAAGGGCGGCGCCAAGGCCTTGATCGCGCTCAAGAGGTCGCTCGTGATCGGCAAGAACGTCGCCATGATCGCCGACATTCCGAACGGCAAGCCGCGCGAGGCCGGGCTTGGCATCGTTCTTCTGGCCAGGCTTTCCGGCCGGCCGATCCTGCCCTCGGCCATCGCCACCAGTCGCCGCAAGGTGCTTGAGAGGAGTTGGGACAAGACCACCATAAACCTGCCTTTCGGGCGCTCCGCGGTTATCGTAGGCCCCCCGGTCTTCGTGCCGGCCGATGCCGACGATGCCGAGATGGAGCGCAAGCGCCAGGAGGTCACCGCCTCCCTCAACGCCGCGACGGCCGAGGCCTATCGCCTCGTGGATGGCGGCAAATGA
- a CDS encoding DUF4170 domain-containing protein, with amino-acid sequence MAVEDGKKQLLHLVFGGELKKLGGTEFRDLDALDIVGIYPDYHSAHTAWKAKAQASVDNAHMRYFVVHLHRLLDPETKVGG; translated from the coding sequence ATGGCCGTGGAAGACGGAAAGAAACAGCTTTTGCACCTGGTTTTCGGTGGAGAGCTGAAAAAGCTGGGTGGAACCGAGTTTCGTGACCTGGACGCGCTCGACATCGTCGGAATCTACCCCGACTATCATTCGGCGCACACTGCGTGGAAGGCGAAGGCGCAGGCCAGTGTCGACAATGCCCATATGCGTTATTTCGTTGTTCATCTGCACCGTCTGCTCGATCCAGAAACAAAGGTCGGCGGTTGA
- a CDS encoding 3'(2'),5'-bisphosphate nucleotidase CysQ, whose product MPALDQLTSSEAGDDLALLREAAREAGAIAMGYFGNNPQVWMKGGTSPVSEADHAADAYLRETLLNARPDYGWLSEETADDHARLSARRTFVVDPIDGTRGFLDGLHSWCVSVAVVEDGRSLAGVLECPAKHETYWALPGEGAYLNDKRIHVRPLGQSVDIGGPKTLVDLMPEVWHDRLRRAAYIPSLAYRLAMIAAGKLDAAFVKPNAHDWDIAAADLILAEAGGALLDRAGKPPRYAGEVINHGALAAGSGELLGVLAGVIARIDQG is encoded by the coding sequence TTGCCGGCGCTTGACCAACTGACATCGAGCGAGGCTGGCGACGACCTTGCATTGCTGCGCGAAGCCGCCCGCGAAGCCGGCGCCATCGCCATGGGCTATTTCGGCAACAACCCGCAGGTGTGGATGAAGGGCGGCACCTCGCCGGTGAGCGAGGCCGACCATGCGGCGGACGCCTATCTTCGCGAGACCTTGCTCAATGCGCGTCCCGATTATGGCTGGCTGTCGGAAGAGACCGCCGATGACCACGCCAGGCTGTCGGCCCGCCGCACCTTCGTCGTCGACCCGATCGACGGCACGCGCGGCTTTCTCGACGGTCTGCATTCCTGGTGCGTCAGCGTCGCCGTGGTCGAGGACGGCCGCTCGCTCGCCGGCGTGCTCGAATGCCCGGCCAAGCATGAGACCTACTGGGCGCTGCCGGGCGAGGGCGCCTATCTCAACGACAAGCGCATCCATGTGCGTCCGCTGGGTCAGAGCGTCGATATCGGCGGACCCAAGACGCTGGTCGACCTGATGCCGGAAGTCTGGCACGACAGGCTGCGGCGGGCCGCCTACATCCCCTCGCTTGCCTATAGGCTGGCGATGATCGCCGCCGGCAAGCTCGATGCGGCCTTCGTCAAGCCGAATGCGCATGACTGGGACATCGCCGCCGCCGATCTCATCCTCGCCGAGGCTGGCGGCGCACTGCTTGATCGCGCCGGCAAGCCGCCGCGCTATGCCGGCGAGGTGATCAATCACGGCGCGCTTGCCGCCGGCAGCGGTGAACTGCTCGGCGTGCTCGCCGGTGTAATTGCCCGCATTGACCAAGGGTGA
- a CDS encoding TldD/PmbA family protein has protein sequence MTDKLDAAKLTDRVTALVEAARRAGADAADAVAVRGRSAGVSVRLGKVEGTESSESEDVSLRVFVGQRVASVSATAASDPKSLAERAVAMAKVSPEDPFQGLADPALLARNLRDLDLFDPTEVPADQLKEAALAAEAAALAVKGVTNSSGSSASAGLGGLVLATSHGFVGQYVASRFSRSTSVIAGEGTAMERDYEFSSRQHFADLDAPEEIGRKAGERAVRRLGARKAATGPVDVVFDPRVARGIAGHLAGAINGASVARKTSFLRDMMGNQVASAAITVTDEPLRRRGQASRPFDGEGVEGGKLLMVEKGILNHWFLSTSAARELGLVTNGRGSRSGSSVSPSSTNLAIEPGEHSPDDLIASLKRGFYVTEVFGQGVDMVTGEYSRGASGYWIENGALAYPVAEVTIASNLKTMFLNMVPASDLDRNFGTAAPTLLIEGMTLAGA, from the coding sequence ATGACCGATAAGCTCGACGCAGCGAAATTGACCGATCGCGTGACGGCGCTCGTCGAGGCCGCCAGGCGTGCCGGCGCCGACGCGGCCGACGCGGTGGCGGTGCGCGGCCGCTCTGCCGGCGTGTCGGTGCGGCTGGGCAAGGTCGAGGGCACCGAATCGTCGGAGAGCGAGGATGTGTCGCTGCGCGTCTTCGTCGGCCAGCGCGTGGCGAGCGTCTCGGCGACCGCCGCTTCCGATCCGAAATCGCTTGCCGAGCGCGCCGTCGCCATGGCCAAAGTCTCGCCCGAGGATCCGTTCCAGGGCCTCGCCGATCCCGCCCTGCTTGCCCGCAATTTGCGCGATCTCGACCTTTTCGATCCGACCGAGGTGCCGGCCGACCAGTTGAAGGAGGCAGCTCTTGCCGCCGAAGCGGCCGCATTGGCCGTCAAGGGCGTCACCAATTCCTCGGGCAGCAGCGCCAGCGCCGGCCTGGGTGGCCTGGTTCTCGCCACCTCGCATGGCTTTGTCGGCCAGTATGTCGCCTCGCGTTTCTCGCGCTCGACCAGCGTCATTGCCGGGGAGGGCACGGCGATGGAGCGCGACTATGAATTCTCCTCGCGCCAGCATTTCGCCGACCTCGACGCGCCGGAAGAGATCGGCCGCAAGGCCGGCGAACGCGCCGTGCGCCGCCTCGGCGCCCGCAAGGCGGCGACCGGCCCGGTCGATGTGGTGTTCGATCCGCGCGTCGCGCGCGGCATCGCCGGCCATCTCGCCGGCGCCATCAACGGCGCGTCGGTCGCCCGCAAGACCAGCTTCCTGCGCGACATGATGGGCAATCAAGTGGCCTCGGCCGCGATCACCGTCACCGACGAACCTTTGCGCCGGCGGGGACAGGCCTCGCGCCCGTTCGACGGCGAAGGCGTCGAGGGCGGGAAGCTGCTGATGGTCGAGAAGGGCATCTTGAACCACTGGTTCCTGTCGACCTCGGCCGCGCGCGAGCTCGGTCTCGTCACAAATGGACGCGGCTCCCGCAGCGGCTCGTCGGTCTCGCCGTCCTCGACCAATCTCGCCATCGAGCCCGGCGAGCATTCGCCGGACGACTTGATCGCGTCGCTGAAGCGCGGCTTTTACGTCACCGAGGTGTTCGGTCAGGGCGTCGACATGGTGACCGGAGAATACAGCCGCGGCGCCTCCGGCTACTGGATCGAGAACGGCGCGCTGGCCTATCCGGTGGCCGAGGTGACGATCGCCTCCAACCTGAAGACCATGTTCCTCAACATGGTGCCGGCGAGCGACCTCGACCGCAATTTCGGCACGGCTGCCCCGACGCTCCTGATCGAAGGGATGACCCTTGCCGGCGCTTGA
- the epmA gene encoding EF-P lysine aminoacylase EpmA produces the protein MTAASPWWMPDIHADRRPRLMARNAIAAALRGWFSTRDFIEVTTSALQVSPGNEAHLSAFATEAFGPDASRHPLYLHTSPEFACKKLLAAGEERIFSLGPVWRNRERGPLHHPEFTMLEWYRIGETYERLMDDCAEFLALAAEKAGSRRFRFRGREADPFAEPELLSVAEAFTRYAGIDLLATVGADGSTDRDGLHAALVKAGLRTAPDDNWADLFSRVMVEKIEPALGRGRATILYGYPISEAALARPSAEDPRVAERFELYCCGVELANAFGELTDPAEQRRRFLAEMDEKERVYGERYPLDEDFLAALAIMPQASGSALGFDRLVMLATGATRIEDVIWAPVAG, from the coding sequence ATGACCGCCGCTTCGCCCTGGTGGATGCCTGATATCCATGCCGACCGCCGGCCCCGGCTGATGGCGCGCAACGCAATTGCCGCCGCGCTTCGCGGCTGGTTCTCGACACGCGATTTCATCGAGGTGACGACCTCGGCGCTGCAGGTTTCGCCGGGCAACGAGGCACACCTTTCCGCCTTCGCCACCGAGGCGTTCGGCCCCGACGCATCGCGCCACCCGCTCTATCTCCACACCTCGCCCGAATTCGCCTGCAAGAAGCTGCTCGCCGCCGGCGAGGAGCGCATCTTCAGCCTCGGCCCAGTCTGGCGCAACCGCGAGCGCGGGCCGCTGCATCATCCCGAATTCACCATGCTCGAATGGTACCGCATCGGCGAAACTTACGAGCGCCTGATGGACGACTGCGCCGAATTCCTGGCGCTCGCCGCGGAGAAGGCCGGCTCCAGGCGTTTCCGTTTTCGCGGACGTGAGGCCGACCCCTTCGCCGAGCCGGAGCTGCTGAGTGTGGCAGAGGCTTTCACTCGATATGCCGGCATCGATCTTCTGGCGACCGTCGGGGCTGACGGAAGCACGGATCGCGACGGACTTCATGCCGCGCTGGTCAAGGCTGGCCTGCGCACCGCGCCCGACGACAATTGGGCCGATCTGTTCAGCCGGGTGATGGTGGAGAAGATCGAACCGGCGCTGGGGCGGGGGCGGGCCACCATCCTTTACGGCTATCCGATTTCGGAAGCGGCACTTGCCCGCCCGAGCGCCGAGGATCCGCGCGTTGCCGAGCGCTTCGAGCTTTATTGCTGCGGCGTCGAGCTCGCCAACGCCTTCGGCGAGCTTACCGACCCGGCAGAGCAGCGCCGCCGCTTCCTCGCCGAGATGGACGAGAAGGAGCGCGTCTATGGCGAGCGCTATCCGCTGGACGAGGATTTCCTGGCGGCCTTGGCCATCATGCCGCAGGCAAGCGGCTCGGCGCTGGGCTTCGACCGGCTGGTGATGCTGGCGACGGGGGCAACGAGGATCGAGGACGTGATCTGGGCGCCGGTGGCCGGATAG
- the efp gene encoding elongation factor P, with protein MVKVIASSLRKGNVVDKDGKLYVILFAENIHPGKGTPVTQLDMRRIGDGVKVSERYRTTEMVERAYVEEREHTFLYSDGEGFHFMNPESYDQVVASEAVVGDFAPYLQEGMAVQLAQFNGVPISLTLPQRATFEVVETEPVTKGQTASSSYKPAVLSNGVRTAVPPHISAGTRIVVMTADGSYVERAKD; from the coding sequence GTGGTCAAGGTCATCGCCAGCTCCTTACGCAAAGGCAACGTCGTCGATAAGGACGGCAAGCTCTATGTCATCCTCTTTGCCGAAAACATCCACCCTGGCAAGGGCACGCCGGTGACGCAGCTCGACATGCGCCGTATCGGCGACGGGGTGAAGGTCTCGGAACGTTACCGCACGACCGAAATGGTCGAGCGCGCCTATGTCGAGGAGCGCGAGCACACCTTCCTCTATTCCGACGGCGAAGGCTTTCACTTCATGAACCCGGAAAGCTACGACCAGGTCGTGGCTTCGGAAGCCGTGGTCGGCGACTTTGCGCCCTATCTGCAGGAAGGCATGGCCGTTCAGCTCGCCCAGTTCAACGGCGTGCCGATCTCGCTGACGCTGCCCCAGCGCGCCACCTTCGAGGTGGTCGAGACCGAGCCGGTCACCAAGGGCCAGACGGCGTCTTCCTCCTATAAGCCGGCCGTGCTCTCCAACGGCGTGCGCACCGCCGTGCCGCCGCACATCTCCGCCGGCACGCGCATCGTGGTGATGACCGCAGACGGGTCATACGTCGAGCGCGCCAAGGACTGA
- a CDS encoding phytochelatin synthase family protein, with protein sequence MLSPRGLRVTMSARFYSLLLTFLLIAPSAFSETLKLPDNLTGFSSPAGEGFLAESMAKEAYFPLASNFLTQKTQAYCGVASIVMVLNALNVPAPSVPEYEPYKTFTQDNVLNERTETILPRQVLDKQGMTLDQIGAILSTQPIKAEVRHASDASLEQFRIQASSFLAKPGHFVIVNYLRKAMGQEKGGHISPLAAYDEKADRFLILDVARYKYPPVWVTTADLFGAMSTVDSDNENKTRGYVLISSPSGQ encoded by the coding sequence ATGCTTTCTCCACGAGGCTTGAGGGTCACCATGTCTGCGCGTTTCTATTCGCTCCTGCTAACGTTTCTTCTGATTGCACCCAGCGCCTTCTCGGAGACGCTGAAGCTTCCGGACAATCTGACGGGGTTCAGTTCCCCTGCCGGAGAAGGCTTTCTTGCCGAGAGCATGGCGAAGGAAGCCTATTTCCCCCTCGCGAGCAACTTTCTCACGCAAAAGACGCAGGCCTATTGCGGCGTGGCCAGCATCGTCATGGTGTTGAACGCGCTCAACGTTCCGGCGCCTTCGGTGCCCGAATACGAACCTTACAAGACGTTCACGCAGGATAATGTCCTGAACGAGCGCACGGAAACCATTCTTCCTCGTCAGGTCCTCGACAAGCAGGGAATGACGCTCGACCAAATCGGGGCCATTCTTTCCACCCAGCCGATCAAGGCCGAGGTCCGCCATGCTTCGGATGCCAGCCTCGAGCAGTTCCGCATCCAGGCCAGTTCGTTCCTTGCCAAGCCCGGGCACTTCGTCATCGTCAACTATCTGCGCAAGGCGATGGGCCAGGAGAAAGGCGGGCATATATCGCCACTGGCCGCTTACGACGAGAAAGCGGACCGCTTCCTGATCCTCGATGTCGCCCGCTACAAATATCCGCCGGTATGGGTGACGACGGCCGACCTGTTCGGAGCGATGAGCACGGTCGACAGCGACAATGAGAACAAAACCCGCGGATATGTGCTGATATCGTCGCCTTCGGGACAGTAG
- a CDS encoding winged helix-turn-helix domain-containing protein: protein MEKASRDAISFCKPSHVDLPARPGQSASRTIRRPPPPAGWPLSIPASCPRGGARNAPVTGFAILKPFSENFPSVYYVHMHGTRIAFGPFVLDPDTGTLLKERITIAVGHRGLTLLAALAARPGEIVTKAELMDAAWPGTAVEEGNLTVQIATLRKVLGPADNGGEWIATVPRVGYRFTGTIEPVASTPSKPMPASGKPSIAVLPFANLGGDQDQQYLSDGITEDIITELARFRSLLVIARNSSFQFRHPAPDIAEVRRKLGVRYLVEGSIRKLGDRIRITTQLIDAATGTHLWAQRYDRALNDIFTLQDEVAALIASMVEGQTEADSAGRSRRKPPADWDAYDYYLQGRALFHRYELDKSEPLFVRCVELDATFAQGHAFLAQALVGRFWYDNDPRTLQNAWDSARAALALDRSDGVCHQSMGLVLTHMRQHSDAGMHFERARSLNPLDVNIAGDYASWLNYGGRAETALNVLESALLRDPLPPTWFWEVKGSSLFLLGKYSEAVGSYQKAGDHFFTHAFLAATYAHLGEMEKARAEVEETLVRKHDVTVRLISGLPFADPVALELFTSGFRKAGFPV from the coding sequence GTGGAGAAAGCATCGAGGGATGCTATCAGCTTTTGTAAGCCATCGCACGTTGATCTGCCGGCGCGCCCGGGTCAATCAGCCAGCCGCACCATCAGGCGGCCGCCGCCACCGGCAGGCTGGCCGCTTTCCATTCCGGCATCCTGTCCTCGAGGCGGCGCGCGGAACGCCCCAGTTACCGGTTTTGCCATTCTCAAACCCTTTTCCGAAAACTTTCCAAGCGTCTACTATGTGCACATGCACGGGACTCGCATCGCTTTTGGTCCGTTCGTACTCGATCCCGACACCGGGACGCTCCTTAAAGAGCGCATCACGATCGCCGTTGGGCATCGTGGGCTGACGTTGCTTGCCGCGCTTGCGGCACGGCCCGGCGAAATCGTGACCAAGGCTGAGCTGATGGACGCTGCCTGGCCGGGCACCGCCGTTGAGGAAGGCAACCTTACCGTCCAGATCGCGACACTAAGAAAGGTTCTTGGTCCGGCTGACAACGGCGGCGAGTGGATCGCCACTGTGCCTCGCGTCGGCTACCGCTTCACCGGGACGATTGAGCCGGTGGCGAGCACACCCTCCAAACCGATGCCGGCATCCGGCAAACCGTCGATTGCGGTGCTGCCCTTTGCCAATTTGGGCGGCGATCAGGACCAGCAATATCTCAGTGACGGCATAACCGAGGACATAATCACGGAGCTGGCCAGATTTCGCTCCCTCCTCGTCATCGCACGCAACTCGTCTTTTCAGTTTCGCCATCCGGCACCGGACATCGCTGAAGTCCGTCGCAAACTCGGGGTTCGCTACCTCGTCGAAGGCAGCATACGAAAGCTCGGCGATCGCATTCGCATCACCACACAATTGATTGACGCCGCCACCGGCACCCACCTGTGGGCCCAACGGTACGACCGGGCCCTCAACGACATCTTCACATTGCAAGACGAGGTTGCCGCGCTCATCGCCTCAATGGTCGAAGGCCAAACGGAGGCCGACTCGGCAGGACGCTCCAGGCGCAAGCCTCCAGCCGATTGGGATGCATACGACTACTATCTGCAAGGGCGCGCGCTCTTCCATAGATATGAACTGGACAAGTCCGAGCCGCTGTTCGTTCGGTGTGTCGAGCTCGATGCGACATTCGCTCAAGGCCACGCCTTCCTCGCCCAGGCCCTCGTTGGCAGATTTTGGTACGACAACGATCCCCGCACGCTGCAGAACGCCTGGGACTCGGCACGAGCGGCGCTCGCTCTCGACAGGAGTGACGGCGTGTGTCACCAGAGCATGGGGCTGGTGCTTACGCATATGCGCCAGCACAGCGATGCGGGAATGCATTTCGAGCGAGCACGCTCGTTGAACCCGCTCGACGTGAACATAGCAGGGGATTACGCGAGCTGGCTCAATTACGGCGGTCGGGCCGAGACGGCACTCAACGTGCTCGAAAGTGCGCTGCTGCGCGACCCGTTGCCTCCGACATGGTTTTGGGAGGTGAAGGGCAGCTCCCTTTTCCTGCTTGGCAAGTACTCGGAAGCCGTCGGTTCGTATCAGAAGGCCGGAGACCATTTCTTCACTCATGCCTTCCTCGCGGCGACTTACGCGCATTTGGGCGAGATGGAGAAGGCGCGCGCTGAAGTCGAGGAAACACTGGTGAGGAAACACGACGTGACTGTTCGGCTGATTTCAGGTCTCCCGTTCGCCGACCCGGTCGCTCTCGAGCTTTTCACATCAGGCTTCAGAAAGGCCGGTTTTCCAGTGTGA